A stretch of Spirochaetaceae bacterium DNA encodes these proteins:
- a CDS encoding zinc-binding dehydrogenase: MTTRAAIQTASGQPLIIDELDLPDPRPDQAVLKLLASGICHSQVHELHDALTRPTAFGHEATGVVVRAGSEVTRVREGDRAIVTWVRHQPLPMGRNDRWCGASYRGSPIPWPHFTWSEHTIVSEQYLVPIAASEPADLCSIIGCAVLTGAGAVIHTTRVQPGDSVAVFGAGGVGLAAIRAAAIRGADPLIVVDLRADKLELAREFGATHTVNAGDVDPVEAVVDLSGGGVDYAFDAIGVRQTTETINEVTRPGSMGAGNEGGTAVLIGVPGNEMTLNPRAMLSAHRRYVTSFGASNPDRDFPIFLRWHRDGLFPLDRLVTDRFRLEQINEACAALKAGEVMGRAILEYE, from the coding sequence ATGACCACGCGTGCCGCCATCCAGACCGCCAGCGGCCAGCCGCTCATCATCGATGAGCTCGACCTCCCCGATCCGCGCCCGGACCAGGCGGTCCTGAAGCTGCTCGCCAGCGGGATATGCCATTCGCAGGTCCACGAGTTGCACGATGCGCTGACCCGGCCGACCGCGTTCGGCCACGAGGCCACCGGCGTGGTGGTGCGGGCCGGCAGCGAGGTGACACGGGTGCGGGAGGGCGATCGGGCCATCGTCACCTGGGTGCGGCACCAGCCGCTGCCGATGGGGCGGAACGACCGCTGGTGCGGTGCCAGCTACCGGGGCAGCCCGATTCCGTGGCCGCACTTTACCTGGAGCGAGCACACCATTGTCTCGGAACAGTACCTGGTGCCGATCGCCGCTTCGGAGCCGGCCGACCTGTGCTCGATCATCGGCTGCGCGGTGCTGACCGGCGCCGGTGCGGTGATCCACACCACGCGGGTGCAGCCGGGCGACTCGGTGGCGGTGTTCGGGGCCGGCGGCGTGGGGCTGGCGGCGATCCGGGCGGCGGCGATCCGTGGCGCCGATCCGCTCATCGTGGTGGACCTGCGCGCCGACAAGCTGGAGTTGGCCCGCGAGTTCGGCGCCACGCACACCGTGAACGCGGGCGACGTCGACCCGGTGGAGGCGGTGGTGGACCTGAGCGGCGGCGGCGTCGACTACGCATTCGACGCGATCGGCGTGCGGCAGACCACCGAGACGATCAACGAGGTCACGCGGCCGGGGTCGATGGGCGCCGGCAACGAGGGCGGCACCGCGGTCCTGATCGGGGTGCCCGGCAACGAGATGACCCTGAATCCGCGCGCCATGCTGTCGGCGCACCGCCGCTACGTCACCAGCTTCGGCGCCTCCAACCCCGACCGCGACTTCCCGATCTTCCTGCGCTGGCACCGGGACGGCCTGTTCCCGCTCGACCGGCTGGTGACCGACCGCTTCCGGCTGGAGCAGATCAACGAGGCGTGCGCGGCGCTGAAGGCGGGCGAGGTGATGGGCCGCGCCATCCTGGAGTACGAGTGA
- a CDS encoding phytanoyl-CoA dioxygenase family protein yields MNEPSKRQQLLDDGFCVFPGLLDGDLLERLRLASDRLLDAYPEEERQRRGNQGSVVSILFQERAFVELIAWPPVWAALRELGFDGARYWSGSVISKEAHSTSLYWHQDWVWWREPESADPVPHQLFLMWYLTDTRPENGCLRVLPQSHRRRLEAHDLIGSHDDGIRHRDPATTAGYQALPGEVDVPVTAGDLVVGDSRVLHAAHANTTDRRRTVLTTWYLPRYDELSERLRSAYQKAIRPPSASLPADELALIQPLLPDYRGDAEPAHRSYELSDYLQPAARG; encoded by the coding sequence ATGAACGAGCCGAGCAAGCGGCAGCAACTGCTGGATGACGGATTCTGCGTGTTTCCGGGACTGCTCGACGGCGACCTGCTGGAGCGCCTGCGGCTGGCCAGCGACCGGCTGCTCGACGCCTACCCGGAGGAGGAGCGGCAGCGCCGCGGCAACCAGGGCAGCGTGGTGTCCATCCTCTTCCAGGAACGGGCGTTCGTCGAGTTGATCGCGTGGCCACCCGTCTGGGCCGCTTTGCGCGAGCTGGGTTTCGATGGCGCGCGCTATTGGTCCGGGTCGGTCATTTCCAAGGAGGCGCACTCCACTTCCCTGTACTGGCACCAGGACTGGGTGTGGTGGCGGGAGCCGGAGAGCGCCGACCCGGTGCCGCACCAGTTGTTCCTGATGTGGTACCTTACCGACACGCGGCCCGAGAACGGCTGCCTGCGGGTGCTGCCGCAGTCGCACCGGCGCCGGCTGGAAGCGCACGACCTGATCGGCAGCCACGACGACGGCATCCGTCACCGAGACCCGGCCACCACGGCCGGCTACCAGGCGCTGCCCGGCGAGGTGGACGTGCCGGTGACCGCGGGCGACTTGGTGGTCGGCGACTCGCGCGTGCTGCACGCCGCGCATGCCAACACCACCGACCGGCGGCGTACCGTGCTCACCACCTGGTACCTGCCGCGCTACGACGAACTGAGCGAGCGGCTGCGCTCTGCCTACCAGAAGGCTATCCGTCCGCCGTCGGCGTCGCTGCCGGCGGACGAGCTGGCGCTGATTCAGCCGCTGCTGCCCGACTACCGCGGCGACGCCGAGCCGGCGCACAGGAGCTATGAGCTGAGCGACTACCTGCAACCCGCCGCGCGCGGGTAA